A stretch of the Cyanobacterium stanieri LEGE 03274 genome encodes the following:
- the gltB gene encoding glutamate synthase large subunit, with amino-acid sequence MTVNNIPKKQGLYDPQNEHDACGVGFVVHKYGKKSHDTVQQALTILINLDHRGGCGAEPNTGDGAGILMQIPHSFMNEEAKKLGIALPPEGDYAVGMIFTSPNPEARQKARKAFEEVVAEEGQKVLGWRDVPTDNSDLGKSALISEPFVQQVFIAKNPNITDNLAFERTLFVIRKRSHRAIKTTNIDEYWYPATISSRTIVYKGMLTPAQVGKYYVDLNNPALETALALVHSRFSTNTFPSWERAHPYRYITHNGEINTLKGNTNWMRARQALFESDLFGEDMAKIQPIINIDGSDSLIFDNALEMLVLSGRSVPHAVMMMIPEPWTGHESMDADKKAFYQYHSCLMEPWDGPASIAFTDGKQIGAILDRNGLRPSRYTVTKDGLVIMASEAGVLPIEPERVESKGRLQPGQMFLVDMEAGRIVADEEVKKAIVTEKPYQQWLDKNLYTLDDLPSTPPLSRGAGGDLIPLQQTFGYTFEDLRMLLAPMATNGVEAIGAMGIDTPLAVLSDKPKLLYDYFKQLFAQVTNPPIDSIREAIITSPETTIGREGNLLNPQPESCHLIALKSPVITNEELAKLKSLTPPLSKGDGENRSHQFKAETFPIVFNPKDGVKGLEEALESLYAQVDQAIEQGCTHVILSDRTVDENNAPIPALLAVSGLHHHLIRNGTRTLVGLILESGEPKEVHHFALLLGYGCGAINPYLAYETINQMIKEKLITGVDYDTAVYNYIKCVTKGVIKIASKIGISTIQSYRGAQIFESVGLNDSVIHKYFTGTASRLQGVDLAVIAEETIMRHNHGFPQRQVNGHTLDVGGEYQWRKDGEAHLFNPQTIHTLQQAVREGDYQLFKAYSQMINDHGKHYFRLRDLLEFKQRESIPIEKVEPIENIMRRFKTGAMSYGSISKEAHESLAIAMNRIGGKSNTGEGGEDPERYTWINDQGDSKNSAIKQVASGRFGVNSLYLSQAKEIQIKMAQGAKPGEGGQLPGKKVYPWIAKVRYSTPGVGLISPPPHHDIYSIEDLAELIHDLKNANRNARINVKLVSEVGVGTIASGVAKAKADVVLISGYDGGTGASPKTSIKHAGLPWELGLAETHQTLLLNNLRSRIVVETDGQMKTGRDIAIATLLGAEEYGFSTAPLVSLGCIMMRVCHLNTCPVGVATQNPELRAKFTGDPAHTVNFMKFIAQEMREIMAQLGFRTVDEMVGRTDVLEPKGAIDHWKAKGIDISPILYQPEIDPTVPRHCTIKQNHDLEKSLDITTLLDLCKGAIATGEKVTATLPIKNTNRVVGTILGNEITKNHWQGLPEDTVHLHFIGSAGQSLGAFVPKGVTLELEGDANDYIGKGLSGGKIIVYPDKKATFEAEENIIVGNVAFYGATSGEAYISGIAGERFCVRNSGVTAIVEGVGDHGCEYMTGGKVVIIGDTGRNFAAGMSGGVAYILDEKGDFATRCNTEMVGLETLEDASEIAELKQLITNHQQLTNSKKAEKVLAHWQENISKFVKVMPRDYKRVLEALKEAINSGLSGDEALNAAFEANAQDVARVGGS; translated from the coding sequence ATGACCGTAAATAATATACCCAAAAAACAAGGATTATACGATCCACAAAATGAACATGATGCCTGTGGTGTGGGCTTCGTAGTGCATAAATACGGGAAAAAATCTCACGATACAGTACAACAAGCATTAACAATTTTAATTAACCTTGACCATCGGGGCGGTTGTGGTGCTGAACCCAACACAGGAGACGGCGCAGGAATACTGATGCAAATTCCCCACAGCTTCATGAATGAGGAAGCGAAAAAATTAGGAATAGCCCTCCCCCCCGAAGGAGATTATGCCGTAGGGATGATTTTCACCTCCCCCAACCCAGAAGCAAGACAGAAAGCCAGAAAAGCCTTTGAAGAAGTAGTCGCCGAAGAAGGGCAGAAGGTATTAGGTTGGCGAGACGTACCCACCGATAATTCTGATTTGGGAAAAAGTGCCTTAATTAGTGAGCCTTTTGTACAACAGGTATTCATCGCCAAAAACCCCAACATCACCGATAATCTTGCCTTCGAGCGCACCCTATTTGTAATTAGGAAGCGATCGCACCGTGCCATCAAAACCACTAACATTGATGAGTATTGGTATCCTGCCACCATCTCCAGCCGTACCATCGTATATAAAGGAATGCTAACCCCCGCCCAAGTAGGCAAATACTATGTGGATCTTAATAACCCCGCCCTAGAAACCGCCCTGGCCCTCGTCCACTCCAGATTTAGCACCAACACCTTCCCCAGTTGGGAAAGGGCGCACCCCTACCGCTACATCACCCACAACGGGGAAATTAATACCCTAAAAGGTAATACCAACTGGATGCGCGCGCGACAAGCCCTCTTTGAGTCCGACTTATTTGGGGAAGACATGGCAAAAATCCAACCCATTATTAACATTGATGGTAGTGACTCCCTCATCTTTGATAACGCCCTCGAAATGCTGGTATTAAGTGGGCGTAGCGTTCCCCATGCCGTGATGATGATGATTCCTGAACCCTGGACGGGGCATGAATCCATGGACGCAGACAAAAAAGCCTTTTATCAATATCACTCCTGTTTAATGGAACCTTGGGATGGCCCTGCCTCCATCGCCTTTACCGATGGTAAACAAATCGGCGCCATTTTGGATCGCAACGGCTTACGCCCCTCCAGATATACCGTCACCAAAGATGGTTTAGTCATCATGGCATCAGAAGCCGGAGTATTGCCCATCGAACCAGAAAGGGTGGAATCTAAAGGCAGATTGCAACCCGGGCAGATGTTTTTGGTGGATATGGAAGCAGGGCGCATCGTAGCGGATGAGGAAGTAAAAAAGGCGATCGTCACGGAAAAACCCTATCAACAATGGCTCGACAAAAATTTATATACCCTCGATGACTTGCCCTCTACTCCTCCCTTATCAAGGGGGGCTGGGGGAGATCTCATACCCCTCCAACAAACCTTCGGTTATACCTTTGAAGACTTGCGAATGTTACTCGCTCCCATGGCAACTAACGGGGTAGAGGCGATCGGTGCAATGGGTATAGATACTCCCCTAGCGGTGTTGAGTGATAAACCCAAACTCTTATACGACTACTTCAAACAACTATTTGCCCAAGTAACTAACCCCCCCATAGACTCCATCCGAGAAGCCATTATCACCTCCCCCGAAACAACCATTGGTAGGGAAGGAAATCTGCTCAACCCCCAACCCGAAAGTTGTCACCTCATCGCCCTAAAAAGCCCTGTGATCACCAATGAGGAACTAGCCAAACTGAAATCTTTAACGCCCCCCTTATCAAAGGGAGATGGGGAGAATCGATCCCATCAATTCAAAGCAGAAACCTTCCCCATCGTATTCAACCCCAAAGATGGGGTAAAAGGACTAGAAGAAGCCTTGGAGAGCCTTTATGCACAGGTAGATCAAGCCATTGAACAGGGATGCACCCATGTAATTTTGAGCGATCGCACCGTAGATGAAAATAATGCCCCCATTCCTGCCCTCTTGGCGGTATCAGGGTTACATCACCATCTCATCCGCAACGGCACCCGCACCCTTGTGGGCTTAATTCTTGAATCAGGAGAACCCAAAGAAGTTCACCATTTCGCCCTCCTCCTTGGTTATGGTTGCGGTGCTATTAATCCTTACCTCGCCTATGAAACCATTAACCAGATGATCAAGGAAAAATTGATCACAGGGGTAGATTACGATACCGCCGTCTATAACTACATTAAATGTGTTACTAAAGGGGTAATTAAAATCGCCTCCAAAATTGGTATTTCCACCATCCAAAGCTATCGAGGAGCGCAAATTTTCGAGTCTGTGGGCTTAAATGATAGTGTCATTCATAAATATTTCACTGGTACTGCTTCCCGTTTACAGGGGGTCGATTTGGCAGTAATTGCCGAGGAAACCATCATGCGTCATAACCACGGTTTCCCCCAAAGACAGGTAAATGGACATACCCTCGATGTGGGCGGTGAATATCAATGGCGTAAGGATGGAGAAGCGCACCTTTTCAATCCCCAAACCATCCACACCCTACAACAAGCGGTAAGGGAGGGGGATTATCAACTATTTAAAGCCTACTCCCAGATGATCAATGATCATGGTAAACATTATTTCCGTTTGCGGGATTTATTGGAATTTAAGCAACGGGAATCCATCCCCATCGAGAAAGTAGAACCCATTGAGAATATCATGAGACGGTTTAAAACGGGGGCAATGAGCTATGGTTCAATTTCCAAAGAAGCCCATGAATCCCTCGCCATTGCCATGAATCGTATCGGTGGTAAATCCAACACAGGGGAAGGGGGGGAAGACCCCGAGCGCTACACTTGGATTAATGATCAAGGAGACTCGAAAAATAGTGCCATTAAGCAGGTGGCTAGTGGACGTTTTGGGGTAAATAGCCTTTATCTTTCCCAAGCCAAGGAAATTCAAATTAAGATGGCGCAGGGTGCGAAACCGGGAGAAGGGGGACAGTTACCGGGTAAGAAGGTTTATCCTTGGATTGCTAAGGTGCGTTATTCTACCCCCGGGGTGGGTTTAATTTCTCCTCCTCCCCACCATGATATTTATTCCATCGAGGATTTGGCGGAGTTAATCCATGATTTGAAAAATGCTAACCGCAACGCCCGAATTAACGTTAAGTTAGTGTCAGAAGTGGGGGTAGGCACTATCGCTTCTGGAGTTGCCAAGGCCAAGGCTGATGTGGTTCTCATTTCTGGCTATGATGGTGGTACGGGGGCATCTCCCAAAACTTCCATTAAACACGCTGGATTACCGTGGGAATTAGGTTTGGCGGAAACCCATCAAACCTTGTTATTAAATAATCTCCGTAGTCGCATTGTGGTGGAAACTGACGGACAAATGAAAACTGGGCGCGACATTGCGATCGCCACTTTGTTGGGTGCAGAAGAATATGGTTTTTCCACTGCCCCCCTCGTCAGTCTTGGATGTATCATGATGCGTGTGTGTCATCTCAATACTTGCCCTGTGGGGGTTGCCACTCAAAACCCCGAACTTCGTGCCAAATTTACGGGAGATCCTGCCCATACGGTTAATTTCATGAAATTTATTGCCCAAGAAATGCGGGAAATCATGGCACAGTTGGGTTTCCGTACAGTGGATGAAATGGTAGGACGTACAGATGTATTAGAACCTAAAGGGGCGATCGATCATTGGAAAGCCAAGGGTATTGATATATCACCCATCCTTTATCAACCTGAAATCGATCCTACTGTGCCTCGCCATTGTACCATCAAACAAAATCATGATTTAGAAAAATCCCTCGATATTACTACCCTACTGGATTTGTGTAAAGGTGCGATCGCAACGGGGGAAAAAGTTACCGCCACCCTCCCCATCAAAAATACTAATCGTGTGGTGGGTACTATCCTAGGTAACGAGATTACCAAAAACCACTGGCAAGGTTTACCAGAGGATACGGTGCATTTACACTTCATCGGCAGTGCTGGGCAAAGTTTAGGCGCTTTTGTACCCAAGGGCGTTACTCTCGAGTTAGAAGGAGATGCCAATGACTATATCGGTAAAGGCTTAAGCGGTGGAAAAATCATCGTTTATCCCGACAAAAAAGCCACCTTTGAAGCTGAGGAAAATATTATCGTTGGTAACGTTGCCTTTTATGGCGCTACCAGTGGAGAAGCCTATATTTCGGGCATTGCGGGAGAGCGTTTTTGTGTGCGTAACTCAGGAGTCACCGCCATAGTTGAAGGTGTGGGCGATCATGGTTGCGAATACATGACAGGGGGTAAAGTAGTCATTATCGGCGATACAGGGCGCAATTTTGCCGCTGGTATGAGTGGCGGTGTTGCCTATATTCTCGATGAAAAAGGAGATTTTGCCACCCGTTGCAATACTGAGATGGTTGGCTTAGAAACCCTCGAAGATGCTTCGGAAATTGCCGAATTAAAACAATTAATTACTAATCATCAACAGCTTACTAATAGTAAAAAAGCTGAGAAAGTCCTCGCTCATTGGCAGGAAAATATCAGTAAATTTGTCAAGGTAATGCCCCGTGATTATAAGCGAGTTTTAGAGGCACTAAAAGAGGCAATTAATTCTGGTTTAAGCGGTGATGAAGCGTTAAATGCGGCATTTGAAGCTAACGCCCAAGATGTTGCCAGAGTTGGAGGAAGTTAA
- the hemC gene encoding hydroxymethylbilane synthase has product MTASNDSERTIVIGTRKSNLALVQTYWVKKELETHFPHIDFEVEKMSTQGDKILDVALAKIGDKGLFTKELELGMINKEVDFAVHSLKDLPTNLPDGLMLGCVSKRVNPADALVVNEKHKDKQLDTLPEGAVIGTSSLRRLAQLRHHYPHLTFKDVRGNVNTRLAKLDAGEYDAIILAVAGLERLDMGDRIHQVIPSEISLHAVGQGALGIECRTGDEAVLEIIKAIQDQDTLDCTLAERSFLRVLEGGCQVPIGVNTSIEGNQLTLVGMVASLDGQQLLKDSVTGDRTQAEKIGQELAEKLKNQGAGEILAAILAEIDR; this is encoded by the coding sequence ATGACCGCATCTAATGATAGTGAACGTACTATTGTAATTGGTACTCGTAAAAGTAATTTGGCTTTGGTTCAAACCTATTGGGTAAAAAAAGAATTAGAAACCCATTTCCCCCACATAGATTTTGAGGTGGAAAAAATGAGTACCCAAGGGGATAAAATCCTTGATGTTGCCTTGGCTAAAATCGGTGATAAGGGTTTATTCACCAAGGAATTAGAGTTGGGCATGATTAACAAGGAAGTTGATTTTGCTGTGCATTCGTTGAAAGATTTACCCACTAATTTACCCGATGGCTTAATGTTGGGTTGTGTTAGCAAAAGGGTAAATCCTGCCGATGCTTTGGTGGTGAATGAAAAACATAAGGATAAACAGTTAGATACCCTTCCCGAAGGCGCTGTCATTGGTACTTCTTCTCTACGTCGTCTTGCCCAGTTGCGCCACCATTATCCTCATCTTACTTTTAAGGATGTCCGTGGTAATGTAAACACCCGTTTGGCGAAGTTGGACGCTGGGGAATATGATGCCATTATCTTGGCCGTAGCAGGGTTAGAAAGGTTGGATATGGGCGATCGCATCCATCAAGTTATCCCTAGTGAAATCTCTCTCCATGCCGTGGGGCAAGGGGCTTTGGGCATTGAGTGTCGCACTGGTGATGAAGCTGTTTTAGAGATTATTAAGGCAATTCAAGATCAAGATACCCTTGATTGTACCCTCGCCGAGCGCTCCTTTTTACGAGTATTAGAGGGCGGATGTCAAGTACCTATTGGGGTTAATACTTCCATTGAAGGGAATCAGTTAACTTTGGTGGGGATGGTTGCTAGTTTAGATGGTCAACAGTTACTTAAAGATAGTGTAACGGGCGATCGCACCCAAGCTGAAAAAATAGGTCAAGAGTTAGCCGAAAAACTCAAAAATCAAGGGGCAGGGGAAATCTTAGCTGCTATCCTTGCAGAAATTGATCGCTAA
- a CDS encoding SulP family inorganic anion transporter produces MINTFTLQREWFSNVKEDLLAGAVVGLALIPEAIAFSIIAGVDPKVGLYASFIIAVTTAFLGGRPGSISAATGAMALLMIDLVKDYGIEYLFAATLLTGILQLIFGILKLGKQMKYVPRAVMMGYINALGVLIFLAQLPQLTNVPSAVYAITIGSLLIIYILPRFTQVVPSPLVALLVATVVTVVLNLDVNLGVPTVGDMGELPATLPFFRLPDVPFNLKTLQIILPFSLTMALVGLLASFLTAALVDELTDTPSNKNQEAKGQGIANIITSFFGGMAGCGMIGQSVINVQSGGRGRLSTFSAGMFLLFAILVLQQWVQRMPMGALVAVMIMVSVGTIRWSSFKNIKRTPPNETIVMLSTMIVTVVTSNFALGVITGIILRTIFFSRQIAELVFVEKVLDEENSLCTYNVSGQIFFVSIEEFYSKFDFDDLVDRVVINLTHAHLWDQGAIAALDKVMIKFRRNGADVELIGLNEASATLLENLGTFKEAKLT; encoded by the coding sequence ATGATTAACACTTTCACCCTACAAAGGGAATGGTTTTCCAATGTTAAAGAAGATCTTTTAGCTGGTGCAGTGGTAGGTTTGGCGTTGATTCCTGAGGCGATCGCCTTTTCAATCATTGCAGGGGTTGATCCCAAAGTAGGCTTATACGCTTCATTTATCATAGCAGTAACTACCGCCTTTTTAGGGGGAAGACCAGGTTCTATTTCTGCAGCCACGGGGGCTATGGCGTTATTAATGATTGATCTAGTCAAAGATTATGGCATAGAATATCTTTTTGCCGCCACCCTCCTCACAGGTATTCTCCAACTTATCTTTGGCATCCTCAAACTAGGAAAACAAATGAAATATGTTCCTAGGGCGGTGATGATGGGTTATATTAACGCCCTGGGGGTATTAATCTTTTTAGCACAACTACCCCAATTAACTAACGTACCCTCGGCAGTATATGCTATTACCATCGGTTCATTGTTAATCATTTATATTTTACCCAGATTTACTCAGGTTGTACCCTCCCCGTTAGTTGCTTTATTGGTGGCAACGGTGGTTACGGTGGTTTTAAACTTAGATGTAAACTTAGGAGTGCCGACGGTGGGAGATATGGGGGAATTACCCGCCACATTACCTTTTTTCCGTTTACCCGATGTACCCTTTAATTTAAAAACCTTACAAATTATCTTGCCTTTTTCCCTAACCATGGCATTGGTGGGTTTATTAGCTTCATTTTTAACCGCTGCCTTAGTAGATGAATTAACTGATACCCCTAGCAACAAAAATCAGGAAGCCAAAGGGCAGGGTATCGCCAACATTATCACCTCTTTTTTCGGGGGTATGGCAGGATGTGGCATGATTGGGCAATCGGTGATAAATGTGCAGTCGGGGGGTAGGGGGCGACTTTCTACTTTTTCGGCAGGAATGTTTTTGTTATTTGCCATTTTGGTATTGCAACAGTGGGTGCAAAGGATGCCCATGGGGGCTTTGGTGGCGGTGATGATTATGGTATCGGTGGGTACTATTCGTTGGTCATCTTTTAAGAATATTAAACGTACTCCTCCTAATGAAACCATTGTGATGTTGAGTACCATGATTGTTACGGTGGTTACCAGTAATTTTGCTTTGGGGGTAATTACGGGAATTATTTTAAGGACGATCTTTTTTTCCCGTCAAATTGCGGAATTGGTATTTGTGGAGAAGGTGTTGGATGAGGAAAATTCTTTGTGTACTTATAATGTATCGGGGCAAATTTTCTTTGTTTCCATTGAGGAGTTTTATAGCAAATTTGATTTTGATGATTTGGTGGATAGGGTAGTTATTAATTTAACCCATGCTCATTTATGGGATCAAGGGGCGATCGCGGCTTTGGACAAAGTGATGATCAAATTTCGTCGCAATGGCGCTGATGTGGAGTTAATCGGCTTAAATGAAGCCAGTGCCACTCTATTGGAAAATCTTGGTACTTTCAAAGAGGCAAAATTAACGTAA
- the lexA gene encoding transcriptional repressor LexA, with the protein MENLTPAQKELYDWLVEYINVNKYSPSIREMMKAMNLRSPAPIQSRLERIKAKGYIDWIEGQARTMKILKPYNGLPILGTITAGGLVEPFTDDHEKLDVASMFNQPNCFALKVVGDSMIEDFITEGDYVIMKSSKEAKEGEIVAARVDGYGTTLKRIYFNPEEVILKASNPKYDPIKVAPENVEIQGTLFAVCRLGY; encoded by the coding sequence ATGGAAAATTTAACCCCTGCCCAAAAAGAATTATATGATTGGTTAGTGGAATATATTAATGTTAATAAGTATTCTCCTTCAATTCGAGAGATGATGAAAGCGATGAATTTGCGATCGCCCGCACCCATCCAAAGTCGTTTAGAAAGAATCAAAGCCAAGGGTTATATCGACTGGATAGAAGGACAAGCAAGGACAATGAAAATCCTAAAACCTTATAATGGTTTACCCATTTTAGGTACAATCACCGCAGGGGGCTTAGTAGAACCCTTTACCGATGATCATGAAAAATTAGACGTTGCCTCCATGTTTAATCAACCCAATTGTTTTGCCCTCAAGGTAGTAGGGGATAGCATGATCGAAGATTTTATCACCGAGGGAGACTATGTAATTATGAAATCTAGCAAAGAAGCCAAAGAAGGGGAAATTGTCGCAGCTAGGGTAGATGGTTATGGCACTACTTTAAAAAGAATTTACTTTAATCCTGAAGAAGTAATTTTAAAAGCATCTAATCCTAAATATGATCCCATCAAAGTAGCTCCCGAGAATGTAGAAATTCAAGGTACTTTATTCGCTGTGTGTCGCCTCGGATATTAA
- a CDS encoding flavin-dependent dehydrogenase, which produces MDVKPLLYIEIPHPHTQEALDWLQNSWQPSIGEKTITQDGLRVKLGEDSELSIFLWSLQRTTYLKIYRWGKKLSSKENKVKKELQTAINKKFPNQYPQLPDIDLSNQSIFDSLKPYYPETVKYFQKMPQGEYDLNRVYWWEKKWRESVENNAYSANNYQVKPVLFKDNSKGKADYDLIYVGGALGAIHAALMAKLGYNVLVIERLKFGRMNREWNISRDEFQVLIDLGLFTKKEFEYCIAAEYEDGFSKFFDANNPEKLKASVLHTPTVLNIALDTNKLLEVCQKKLIKYGADIWDETEFEKATVGKDIVTVKATHLVTEDERETTGRLLIDAMGTTSPIAWQIAGKRTFDSVCPTVGAILEGFEPEVWDKTYGDVLFSHGDISRGRQLIWELFPAEGDELTIYLFHYHQVHPDNPGSLLEMYEDFFNILPEYRRCDMDKLVWKKPTFGYIPGRFTVGENDRQIATDRVMAIGDAASLQSPLVFTGFGSLVRNLGRLTSLLDKALKNDLLDGESLNRIKAYQSNIAVTWLFSKGMMVPTHKTLPPERVNAMLNTFFGLLADEPDTAEVFIKDRTDWFTFNRLALKAARKNPALLLWIWEMAGTRDIFRWMGSYVKFSFDAFKNLLFSRWFNPWLENQSKWLKESNPKLWFKLLTFGSRFVSQK; this is translated from the coding sequence ATGGACGTAAAGCCTTTACTTTATATAGAAATTCCCCATCCTCATACCCAAGAAGCCCTCGACTGGTTACAAAATTCTTGGCAACCTAGTATTGGTGAAAAAACCATTACCCAAGATGGATTAAGGGTCAAACTAGGAGAAGATAGCGAATTATCTATTTTCCTTTGGTCATTGCAACGGACAACTTATCTAAAAATATACCGTTGGGGGAAAAAACTATCAAGTAAAGAAAATAAGGTCAAAAAAGAATTACAAACTGCCATTAATAAAAAGTTTCCCAATCAATATCCCCAATTACCTGACATTGATTTAAGTAATCAATCAATCTTTGATTCCCTCAAGCCCTATTATCCTGAAACCGTTAAATATTTCCAAAAAATGCCCCAAGGGGAATATGACTTAAATCGGGTTTATTGGTGGGAAAAAAAATGGCGAGAAAGTGTGGAAAATAATGCCTATAGTGCCAACAATTATCAGGTTAAACCTGTTTTATTTAAAGATAATAGCAAAGGAAAAGCTGATTATGATCTCATCTATGTTGGGGGTGCTTTAGGGGCTATCCATGCGGCTTTAATGGCAAAATTGGGCTATAACGTTTTAGTGATTGAACGTCTAAAATTCGGTAGAATGAATCGAGAATGGAATATTTCTCGGGATGAATTTCAAGTTTTAATTGATTTAGGATTGTTTACGAAAAAAGAGTTTGAATATTGTATCGCTGCTGAATATGAGGACGGTTTTAGTAAGTTTTTTGATGCTAATAACCCCGAAAAATTAAAAGCTAGTGTTTTACATACTCCTACGGTGCTAAATATTGCCCTAGATACCAATAAATTATTAGAGGTATGTCAGAAAAAATTAATTAAATATGGGGCTGACATATGGGATGAGACGGAGTTTGAAAAAGCCACCGTCGGTAAAGACATTGTCACCGTAAAAGCTACTCACTTAGTCACGGAGGATGAAAGGGAAACCACAGGAAGGCTGTTAATAGATGCCATGGGTACTACTTCCCCCATTGCTTGGCAAATAGCAGGTAAAAGAACATTTGATAGTGTTTGCCCCACGGTGGGTGCGATTTTGGAAGGTTTTGAGCCTGAAGTTTGGGATAAAACCTATGGGGATGTTTTATTTTCCCATGGAGATATTTCTAGGGGTAGGCAGTTAATTTGGGAGTTATTTCCTGCGGAGGGGGATGAGTTGACTATTTATCTATTTCATTATCACCAAGTGCATCCTGATAACCCTGGCTCTTTGCTGGAGATGTATGAGGATTTCTTTAATATTCTTCCTGAATATCGCCGTTGTGATATGGATAAATTGGTTTGGAAAAAGCCTACTTTTGGTTATATACCCGGACGTTTTACCGTGGGAGAAAATGATCGTCAAATTGCTACGGATAGGGTAATGGCGATCGGTGATGCTGCTTCTTTACAGTCTCCCCTTGTGTTTACGGGTTTTGGTTCGTTGGTGCGTAATTTAGGACGTTTAACCAGTCTCCTTGATAAAGCATTAAAAAATGACCTTTTGGATGGGGAATCTTTAAACCGCATAAAAGCCTATCAAAGTAATATTGCGGTAACGTGGCTATTTTCTAAGGGGATGATGGTGCCTACCCACAAAACTTTACCCCCTGAAAGGGTGAATGCCATGTTAAATACTTTCTTCGGTTTATTGGCCGATGAACCTGATACTGCAGAGGTTTTTATTAAAGATCGCACGGATTGGTTTACTTTTAACAGATTAGCCCTCAAGGCGGCTCGTAAAAATCCTGCTCTATTGTTGTGGATATGGGAAATGGCTGGAACTCGAGATATATTCCGCTGGATGGGTTCTTATGTTAAGTTTAGCTTTGATGCTTTTAAAAATCTGCTTTTTAGCCGTTGGTTTAATCCTTGGTTGGAAAATCAAAGTAAGTGGTTAAAGGAAAGTAATCCTAAGTTATGGTTTAAGTTGCTTACTTTTGGTTCTCGTTTTGTTTCTCAGAAGTAA
- the rpe gene encoding ribulose-phosphate 3-epimerase → MSKKDIVISPSILSADFSRLGEEIRAVDEAGADWIHVDVMDGRFVPNITIGPLIVDAIRPHTKKPLDVHLMIVEPEKYVADFAKAGADIISVHAEHNASPHLHRTLCQIRELGKKSGVVLNPSTPLELIEYVIDVCDLVLIMSVNPGFGGQSFIPGVVPKIKALRQMCDERGLDPWIEVDGGLKPNNTWQVLEAGANAIVAGSAVFKAPDYAEAIEGIRNSKRPEKELVTA, encoded by the coding sequence ATGAGTAAAAAAGATATAGTTATTTCCCCCTCCATTTTATCCGCCGATTTCAGTCGGTTAGGAGAAGAAATCAGAGCCGTTGACGAAGCAGGGGCAGATTGGATTCATGTGGACGTAATGGATGGTCGTTTCGTACCCAATATCACCATTGGGCCTTTAATCGTTGATGCCATTCGCCCCCACACCAAAAAGCCCTTAGACGTTCATTTAATGATCGTTGAACCCGAAAAATATGTGGCCGACTTTGCCAAAGCAGGAGCTGATATTATTTCCGTCCATGCCGAGCATAACGCCTCTCCCCACTTACATCGTACCCTTTGTCAAATTCGTGAATTGGGTAAAAAATCTGGGGTTGTATTAAACCCTTCCACTCCCCTTGAATTAATCGAATATGTCATCGATGTATGTGATTTAGTTCTTATTATGAGTGTTAACCCTGGTTTTGGTGGTCAAAGTTTCATTCCAGGGGTAGTTCCCAAAATCAAAGCCCTCCGTCAGATGTGTGATGAGAGAGGTTTAGATCCTTGGATTGAGGTTGATGGTGGTTTAAAACCCAATAACACTTGGCAAGTTTTAGAAGCAGGTGCAAATGCGATCGTTGCTGGATCTGCCGTATTTAAAGCCCCTGACTACGCCGAGGCGATCGAAGGTATCCGTAATAGTAAGCGTCCTGAAAAAGAGCTAGTAACTGCCTAA
- a CDS encoding dienelactone hydrolase family protein, with the protein MNITTKSVILNGENIRIPAFLATPTDGGIYPGVVVVQEIFGVNEHIRDVTSRIAKEGYVAIRRSLPLRDRRSSYNKNVAQQAWQETLKLFESKL; encoded by the coding sequence ATGAATATTACAACTAAATCTGTCATTCTTAATGGTGAAAATATTCGGATTCCTGCTTTTTTGGCGACTCCTACCGATGGGGGAATATATCCGGGGGTGGTGGTAGTACAGGAAATTTTTGGGGTAAATGAGCATATTCGGGATGTTACTTCGAGGATAGCAAAAGAAGGTTATGTGGCGATCAGGCGTAGCCTGCCACTTCGTGATCGCCGTTCATCCTATAACAAAAATGTAGCACAACAAGCATGGCAAGAAACCCTTAAGTTATTTGAATCTAAGTTGTAG